The Actinomycetota bacterium genome includes the window TATCCTCGACTTCTTTCTCACCCGCTTCGGACCACATGCAACTCTCCCCAATGACCTTACCCGTAAGGGTGGGAAAATTAGCCTCTGGAATTTTTTGAGAAACAACGCGAGCCACTTCAGCTCCATGACCTGTGGAATCTATTACGAGTTTCGATTTTACGGCTAGGGGATCGACATGGAAATGTGCAGCTTCAACGGCACCCCAATTTATAACCACACCGGTAACCCTGTTTCCTTCACGAATTATTACATCCTCGACGCTCATACCTATCCATATCTTGGCTCCTGCCTCGATGGTTGCAGCTGTACATTTTGAAACCGTTTCCACCGAGTCAGCTGTGTAGTAGTTACCGGTATACTGTTCTAATCTCACCCCTAGTCCATCGAGAATCCCTTTGGCCCTTTCCTGTATTACGATCTTGGGGAAAAGCATGCCTCCTCCCCACATTCCTCCTCCAACATGAAGATTTCTTTCAAAAACTGCGACCCTATAATTCTCTTGAGCCAAATACCGAGCTGCGATCAATCCGGCAGGACCGGCCCCAGCAATGGCTACATCCAAATCGAGACGCTTTGAAAAATCGCTCCAGAACCTGTCAATTATGGCTCTGGTCACCACAGTTTCTTCTAAGGCTTCGCGGGTGCTAAGTTCTTCCTTTATCACGGGCGACCTCCTTTGAAAGAAGCTTTTAATATGATATTAGATTGAGATAAAAAAACCGTATTTTCCAGCGGAAATACGGTTGTGGAGATATTATCCCTCCGCTGGCATTACCCAGAGCAGGTTCAAAGGGTCGTTCAATGATATCGAACCTCTCAGCCCGTAACACGAGCTCCCCTAAAATCTATGAATTTTCCATGATTATACACAAAGTTTAGTACCCTTTGCAAATGCACATATTTATTTCATTCCCTTGATATGCTAACTTATAAGCGGATTTGGAGGCACTCGATGAATTTAAAAGGCGAGAGACCGGATAAGATCGAAAAATCTGAACACCTTACCTACGCTCGGGCTGGCGTCGATTCC containing:
- a CDS encoding sulfide-dependent adenosine diphosphate thiazole synthase, whose translation is MIKEELSTREALEETVVTRAIIDRFWSDFSKRLDLDVAIAGAGPAGLIAARYLAQENYRVAVFERNLHVGGGMWGGGMLFPKIVIQERAKGILDGLGVRLEQYTGNYYTADSVETVSKCTAATIEAGAKIWIGMSVEDVIIREGNRVTGVVINWGAVEAAHFHVDPLAVKSKLVIDSTGHGAEVARVVSQKIPEANFPTLTGKVIGESCMWSEAGEKEVEDKTCEIFPGLIVAGMAVATVFGSPRMGAIFGGMFLSGRRAADIASFILKSRFKGEE